The Myxococcus xanthus genome contains the following window.
TGACTGCCTGCGCCTGTTGTCAGAAGGCCCGCTGCTGGCCAGCGACGGCAAGTACTCGCTGGCCATGGCCATCGCCATGGACTCGGTGTGGGAAGAGACAGCAGAGGCGCTGGAGGACATGGCCGACCCACAGGCACTGCTGGCGACGGTGAGTGCCTCGGTCAGCATGTACCTGCTCCTCTGGTCGCTGCCCGAGCCAGTGAGCAAGGGACTGGCCGCCCTGCTGACGGCCTCGGCCATTGCCTACCTGGGCGTGGATACCGTGTGGCGCATTCTGGACGGGTGGATGGCGCTGGTGCGCGAAGTGGACCGGGCCACCACCTTCGAGCAACTCAGCGAGGCGGGCGAGGCGTACGGCGAAGTGCTCGGGGAGAACGCGGCGCGCGTCTTCGTCATGCTGGCCACGGCGGCGATAAGCAATACGGCGGGCCTGGCGACGCAGTCCTCGAGACTGCCGGGCTCGGCGCAGGCTGCGCTCGCGGTGGAGACGCAGGCGGGCTATCAGTACTTGACTATCGGAAGCGTGCAGTCGGTGGCGATGACGGCCGAGGGCTTCACTGTCGCCCTGGCGCCCAACGCGGTCGCCATGGCGGCCCAAGGCATGAGCGGCGGCCGCTCCGAAAACCACCACCTCGCGACGAACAAGAACGGCGTCTCCACCGTGCGCGGCGGGCCCTGGACGCCCCGGTTCAAGAGAATCTTCAAGAAGGCAGGGATGGAGCTGGAAGACCCTGAGAACATCGTGCCCGTGAAGGGCCACAAGGGCCCCCATCCCCAGAGGTATCATGAGCGGGTCTACGCACGGCTGGAGGAAGCGACGAAAGGCTGCCGGAAGATGACCGAGTGCCGGGAGGCCTTGGTCAACGAACTCAGACAACTCGCCAAGGAAGCCGGCGCCCCGGGCTCCGGCTTGAACAAGCTCCTCACTCGAACCGAGTGATACCGAGGCGCCATGATGGCCAAGAAGTATTTCCAGCTCGCCGACAACGTTTCCATTCCGGGCCGTTGGGAGTTGGGCCACCCGGGAGATGCGCGAGGTCACGAAGTAGACGACCCTTGGATGTTCCGGGAGGGCCATCCAGTGGAGGTGAGCCAGCGATTCACGGTTCCTATCGAGGAGCCGGGCAAGGCCCTCGATTTTTCTCTCGCGGGCTTCAGCACTCCCGTGGTCAGCGCCAGCGTGGCCAACATCTTCCTGGAGATGGCTCCCAAGGACGTGCAGCTCCTCCCCGTGGACATCCATGGCCCCCTGGACCCGTACTTCATCCTGGTGGCCACGAGGCTCATTCGCTGCATTGACGACGCAGCATCGGAAGAGGTGCTCCACTGGCGCCCGGAGGATGGGCGGCCCGAGAAGGTGGGGCAGTACCGGGATGTCTACGGCATGCGCGTCGACCTCGCCCAGGTGGGCAACGCCCAGGTGTTCCGCACCTGGGGCTGGTCCATCGCCCTCATCGTCTCCGAGGACATCAAGCAGGCTTTGGAGCGTGCGAAGGCGACCGGCGTGAAGTTCACACCGGTGTAGTTCGCGCAAACGCGCCCCCTGTCCTCTGAAGCACCCAGGAGGTCCAGAGGACAGTCCCCCACGCGTCGGTGACGGCAGACACAGGCCGGGTGCGCAGGCAGCCATGCGAACAGCCTGGAACATGGGCCTGATGGACAAGCGCGGATAGAGTGACGCCGGGTGCATCGGCCATGAGCATGAGAGACAGCGGTAGAGGACGCGCGGGCACGGGCAATCGAGAGGGCGATGCCTTCGGCACCGGCCCTGGGTCGCGGCGCGACGACGCGCCACCCGTTCCCCAGGTGGGGCGCTACTTCCTCCTCAAGCGCCTGGGACAGGGCGGCATGGGCGTGGTGTACGCCGCCTATGACCCGGACCTGGACCGCAAGGTGGCGCTCAAGCTGCTGCACGCGGACTCGCGGACGGACTCGGAGGAGGCCCGAGCCCGGCTGCTGCGCGAGGCGCAGGCCATGGCGCGCGTCTCGCACCCCAACGTCATCCCCATCTTCGACGTGGACGTGTGGGGTGACCGCGTCTTCCTGGCCATGGAGCTGGTGGACGGCGGCACCCTGGCCTCGTGGGTGAAGGAGGGGCAGCGCTCCTGGCGAGAGATTCTGGAGTCCTTCCTCGCCGCGGGCCGGGGGCTCCAGGCCGCGCACGAAGCCGGGCTGGTGCACCGCGACTTCAAGCCCGCCAACGTGCTGGTGAACAAGGCAGGCCGCGTC
Protein-coding sequences here:
- a CDS encoding AHH domain-containing protein, translated to MRAHAVIWLVLALAVTGCSTTRLVRLDTGDGHLIVHTPFAEEGDGPVELADDEFEETMVALARGVRPFSNPLREARQRFGVPERSGVYLYEGHGPRLIPQDEGKDPGGPHLLEVYADDELTRAYGRWCERKSQPGDCLRLLSEGPLLASDGKYSLAMAIAMDSVWEETAEALEDMADPQALLATVSASVSMYLLLWSLPEPVSKGLAALLTASAIAYLGVDTVWRILDGWMALVREVDRATTFEQLSEAGEAYGEVLGENAARVFVMLATAAISNTAGLATQSSRLPGSAQAALAVETQAGYQYLTIGSVQSVAMTAEGFTVALAPNAVAMAAQGMSGGRSENHHLATNKNGVSTVRGGPWTPRFKRIFKKAGMELEDPENIVPVKGHKGPHPQRYHERVYARLEEATKGCRKMTECREALVNELRQLAKEAGAPGSGLNKLLTRTE
- a CDS encoding imm11 family protein, which gives rise to MMAKKYFQLADNVSIPGRWELGHPGDARGHEVDDPWMFREGHPVEVSQRFTVPIEEPGKALDFSLAGFSTPVVSASVANIFLEMAPKDVQLLPVDIHGPLDPYFILVATRLIRCIDDAASEEVLHWRPEDGRPEKVGQYRDVYGMRVDLAQVGNAQVFRTWGWSIALIVSEDIKQALERAKATGVKFTPV